The genomic region GAGGAACGCCTGAAGAAATCGATAGAAGAAGTGAGGAACGCAGGAAACGTAATCCTGTTTATAGACGAACTTCATACCATTGTAGGTGCGGGTGCCGCGGAAGGCGCAATTGATGCGTCGAACATTCTGAAACCCCTGCTTGCGAGGGGGGAAATCCAGGTCATAGGTGCAACAACCATTGACGAGTACCGTAAGTACATTGAAAAGGATGCGGCGCTTGAACGCCGTTTCCAGCCGATACAGATAGGCGAGCCCACTCAGGAAGAGGCCATTGAAATTCTGAAAGGTATTCGGGACAAATATGAAGCCCATCACAATGTAAAAATAACTGACAAGGCAATAGAAGCTGCCGTAAGGCTTTCGGTACGGTATATTACCGACAGATTCCTGCCCGACAAGGCGATTGACCTGATAGACGAGGCGGCGTCAAAAGTCAGGCTGAAGAGTTTTATAGCGCCTCCCGATTTAAAAGAGCTGGAGCAGAAGATTGAGCAGGTACACAAAATGAAGGAAGACGCAATAATAAACCAGGAATTTGAAAAGGCCGCGTCATTGAGGGATCAGGAAAATGCCCTTAAGGAACAGATGAATTCACTGAAAGAAAAATGGAGAATGAAAAACCAGACAGAAACCCAGTCGGTAACCGAAGAAGAAATAGCCGAGGTGGTAAGCAGCTGGACCGGAATACCTGTCAGCCGCCTTGCCCAGGAAGAAACAGAAAAGCTTAAGAACCTTGAAAATGTTCTGCACAAACGGGTAATCGGTCAGGACGAGGCAGTGAAGGCGGTGGCAAAGGCAATACGCAGAGGGCGCGTGGGACTGAAAGATCCGAAAAGGCCTGTGGGTTCGTTTATTTTCCTCGGACCTACCGGCGTGGGAAAAACAGAGCTGTCGAAAGCCCTTGCCGAAGCTCTGTTCGGTGACGAATCCCATATGATTCGACTGGATATGTCGGAATATATGGAAAAGCACACCGTCTCAAGGCTTGTAGGTTCGCCGCCGGGCTATGTCGGATATGAAGAAGGCGGACAGTTAACCGAGAAGGTACGGAGAAAGCCGTATTCCGTTGTATTGTTCGATGAGATTGAGAAAGCCCACCCGGATGTATTCAACATTCTCCTGCAAATTCTTGACGACGGCAGGCTTACCGATGCCTCGGGAAGGCTTGTGGATTTCAGGAACACCGTTATTATCATGACGTCAAACATTGGCGCACGGGACATAGTTGAACCCAGAAAACTGGGATTCAGTGCGGCTTTGGAAAACGAAGCAAAAGATTACGAAGAAATGAAGAAGAACGTTATGAACGAACTGAAAAAGACTTTCAGGCCTGAATTCCTGAACAGGGTGGATGAGCTGATTGTGTTCCATCCGCTTACGAGGGAAAATATCAACGATATTGCCGGGCTCATGCTGAACGAGGTCGCAAAGAGGCTGAAAAATGTAAATATTACGCTTATAGCGGATGACCAGGTTAAGGAATTCCTTGCAGAAAAAGGTTATGACAAGGTTTACGGTGCAAGGCCTTTAAGGAGGACAATCCAAAACCTCGTGGAAGACAGAATTGCTGAAGAAATGCTG from Thermoclostridium stercorarium subsp. stercorarium DSM 8532 harbors:
- a CDS encoding ATP-dependent Clp protease ATP-binding subunit; translated protein: MYGRFTQRAAQALNLARECSNSLGHNYIGTEHILWGLVKEGGGIAANVLISNGVTADRVLEKILSIVGRGDGSLPITGYTPRTKRVMELAYAETRRMGQNFIGTEHIMLAILREGESVAVRILMELGVDINKLYDSLITMLQEDTPAAVVANKPRAEEIQTPTLDQFGRDLTAMAREGKIDPVIGRDKEIERIIQILSRRTKNNPCLIGEPGVGKTAICEGLAQKIIEGNIPEILKGKRVVALDLSSMVAGAKYRGEFEERLKKSIEEVRNAGNVILFIDELHTIVGAGAAEGAIDASNILKPLLARGEIQVIGATTIDEYRKYIEKDAALERRFQPIQIGEPTQEEAIEILKGIRDKYEAHHNVKITDKAIEAAVRLSVRYITDRFLPDKAIDLIDEAASKVRLKSFIAPPDLKELEQKIEQVHKMKEDAIINQEFEKAASLRDQENALKEQMNSLKEKWRMKNQTETQSVTEEEIAEVVSSWTGIPVSRLAQEETEKLKNLENVLHKRVIGQDEAVKAVAKAIRRGRVGLKDPKRPVGSFIFLGPTGVGKTELSKALAEALFGDESHMIRLDMSEYMEKHTVSRLVGSPPGYVGYEEGGQLTEKVRRKPYSVVLFDEIEKAHPDVFNILLQILDDGRLTDASGRLVDFRNTVIIMTSNIGARDIVEPRKLGFSAALENEAKDYEEMKKNVMNELKKTFRPEFLNRVDELIVFHPLTRENINDIAGLMLNEVAKRLKNVNITLIADDQVKEFLAEKGYDKVYGARPLRRTIQNLVEDRIAEEMLDGKIREGDTVKIVLNNDRLEFVKV